In the genome of Pontibacillus halophilus JSM 076056 = DSM 19796, one region contains:
- the radC gene encoding RadC family protein, with protein sequence MSTEQPLLLKHVPQEDRPRERMVRLGASHLSNQELLAILLGSGTRHESVMALSSRVWAHFEGIALLKDATIEELTAIKGIGHAKAIMVKAALELGKRIHSHKVLDRYIIKSPEDGADYVMEEMRHLHQEHFVCLFLNTKNQVLHRQTVFIGSLNASIVHPREIFKEAVKRSTASIIVAHNHPSGDPTPSQEDILVTKRLMECGKMLGIEVLDHLVIGDRKFVSLKEKGYL encoded by the coding sequence GTGTCAACTGAACAACCGTTGTTGTTAAAGCATGTCCCCCAAGAAGATCGTCCTAGAGAACGGATGGTTCGCTTGGGGGCAAGTCATTTATCGAACCAAGAGCTACTTGCCATTCTGCTCGGAAGCGGCACACGCCATGAGTCCGTGATGGCGTTATCAAGCCGGGTATGGGCGCATTTCGAAGGGATTGCCCTTTTGAAAGATGCGACCATTGAAGAATTGACGGCCATTAAAGGAATTGGTCATGCGAAAGCCATCATGGTAAAGGCAGCCCTTGAGCTCGGTAAAAGGATCCACTCTCATAAAGTCCTCGACCGCTACATCATTAAGAGTCCTGAAGATGGTGCTGATTATGTTATGGAAGAGATGCGTCACCTTCATCAGGAACACTTCGTCTGTTTATTCCTCAATACAAAGAATCAGGTTCTTCATAGACAAACCGTCTTTATTGGAAGCTTAAATGCGTCCATTGTACACCCGCGAGAAATCTTCAAAGAAGCTGTTAAACGGTCAACTGCGTCCATCATCGTGGCGCATAACCATCCGAGCGGAGATCCAACGCCCTCCCAAGAAGATATTCTTGTGACAAAGCGCCTCATGGAATGTGGGAAAATGCTTGGAATTGAAGTGTTGGACCATCTTGTAATTGGAGATCGAAAGTTTGTATCCCTAAAGGAAAAGGGGTATCTTTAG
- the mreC gene encoding rod shape-determining protein MreC translates to MPSFFRNKRLVLLLLSFMVLVILIGFTMRDRDEVTKPEELTRDAIGWVQGVFNTPVQWVSGIVTNVQDIRDVYEENKILKARLAENKALIAENQELQNDLDELRSLLDYQESLRDYEPTKATVVSRSPENRYQQITINKGTRDGVQSNMAVITGDGLVGKVQAASSFTSTVQLVSGFDMTSLIHAAIASEEKQYGLVKGYDEQTETLLLKDIPDDAEVKKGEEVTSSGLGGVFPEGLPIGTIEKVEMDDDGLTQTAYVKPFANLYDFSTVFVIDRELFSPQLDGTEREQQEGEDEQ, encoded by the coding sequence ATGCCATCGTTTTTCCGGAACAAGCGTCTCGTATTGCTCTTGTTAAGCTTTATGGTCTTAGTGATTCTCATTGGTTTCACGATGCGTGACCGTGATGAGGTAACAAAGCCTGAAGAACTGACCCGTGATGCCATCGGTTGGGTGCAAGGCGTCTTCAATACGCCTGTCCAATGGGTGAGTGGCATCGTGACAAATGTGCAAGATATTCGGGACGTTTATGAAGAAAACAAAATCTTAAAGGCACGACTCGCAGAAAATAAAGCACTCATTGCAGAGAATCAGGAACTGCAGAACGACTTAGATGAACTTCGTAGTTTGTTAGATTATCAAGAATCATTACGAGACTATGAACCAACAAAGGCAACGGTTGTTTCTCGTAGTCCTGAGAATCGATACCAGCAAATCACCATCAACAAAGGTACCCGAGATGGTGTTCAGTCCAATATGGCCGTGATTACAGGAGATGGATTGGTTGGAAAGGTGCAAGCGGCTTCATCCTTCACCTCAACAGTCCAGCTTGTAAGTGGCTTTGATATGACCAGTCTGATTCATGCAGCCATCGCGTCAGAGGAGAAGCAGTATGGTCTTGTTAAAGGCTATGATGAACAGACGGAAACCTTGTTATTGAAAGACATTCCTGACGATGCTGAAGTGAAGAAAGGCGAAGAGGTTACAAGCTCTGGGCTTGGTGGCGTGTTCCCTGAAGGTCTTCCGATTGGAACAATCGAGAAGGTAGAGATGGATGACGATGGGTTAACTCAAACTGCCTACGTGAAACCATTCGCGAACCTTTACGATTTTAGCACTGTGTTTGTCATCGATCGTGAATTGTTTTCACCTCAGCTTGACGGTACAGAAAGAGAACAGCAAGAAGGAGAGGATGAACAATGA
- a CDS encoding Maf family protein: MKQLILASSSIRRKELLQQAQLSFDVQPHPVDEAKVRAKNPHDLVHQLAELKGRALHLENDDQVVISADTVVYADGEVLGKPSTKREAYDMLLKLSGGTHEVYTGVMLRSTEQEQFIVEKTTVEFWPLTKEDIEFYIETGDPFDKAGGYGIQTAGAVLVKGIKGDYNNVVGLPLARVVRALRSFDIYPSLPLASV, translated from the coding sequence ATGAAACAATTGATTTTAGCATCTTCTTCTATTCGTAGAAAAGAACTGCTACAACAAGCTCAGCTCTCATTTGACGTACAACCGCATCCGGTTGACGAAGCGAAAGTTCGCGCAAAGAATCCTCACGACCTCGTGCATCAGCTCGCGGAATTAAAGGGGCGTGCGCTTCATTTAGAGAATGATGACCAAGTTGTCATTAGTGCAGATACCGTCGTCTATGCTGACGGTGAGGTACTTGGAAAGCCATCAACGAAGCGTGAAGCATATGATATGCTCCTTAAACTGAGTGGAGGAACGCATGAGGTTTACACAGGAGTTATGCTTCGTTCCACTGAGCAAGAGCAATTCATCGTAGAGAAAACAACGGTTGAGTTCTGGCCTCTAACGAAAGAAGATATTGAATTCTACATCGAAACTGGAGATCCTTTTGATAAGGCGGGCGGCTATGGGATTCAAACGGCTGGCGCTGTACTTGTTAAAGGAATTAAAGGAGATTATAACAACGTGGTTGGGCTTCCGTTAGCACGCGTCGTACGCGCCCTTCGTTCATTTGATATTTATCCAAGCTTGCCGCTTGCCTCCGTTTAA
- a CDS encoding glycosyl hydrolase family 18 protein, which translates to MRKWVLMALIFVLLLGVVPFHVEAGIIYETRKGDTLYKIGEVYGARPNAIAEYNGMPEQRKLVEGQALILPGDVYHVRPGDTLHHLAMIHQTTVQKLVDVNGLQGRVIRPGQSLQIPQPKKDEVWTGAYFYPKDKAYNQEMIRSLGKYLSSIFTFSYKPSSDGKLTYIDLNGANKEAWNQGIYPYATVTNLSAEGFDPDLAHTLMSEPTRSVFIENIYRMLDELDYFGVVIDFEGIHPEDRQLYNTFVEELSERLDVGKMRLALAVPPMQGATVPSYNAAYDYKTLGEHADYLFLMTYDWHWPGGPSGPIAPIQEVKKTLDFATSVVNRQKLILGIPMYAYDWVVSDSNKVTAKAYSVQNAITTYIKNESTIHYDGEAEAPWFRYKDSEGRTHEVWFEDPRSLVAKFELVRDYDLGGMGAWQLDFSLKQSESILEESFNVRRK; encoded by the coding sequence ATGAGGAAATGGGTCTTGATGGCGCTTATATTCGTTCTGCTTCTTGGTGTAGTCCCGTTCCATGTGGAAGCGGGAATTATTTATGAGACAAGGAAAGGCGATACGTTATATAAGATAGGAGAAGTGTATGGCGCGCGTCCTAATGCTATAGCGGAGTACAATGGCATGCCTGAACAACGGAAGCTTGTGGAAGGGCAAGCACTCATTCTCCCTGGTGATGTATACCATGTTCGTCCAGGGGATACTCTTCATCACCTTGCCATGATCCACCAAACGACTGTTCAGAAATTGGTGGATGTAAACGGGCTACAGGGAAGGGTGATTAGGCCTGGTCAATCGTTGCAGATTCCACAACCAAAGAAAGATGAAGTGTGGACTGGGGCATATTTCTATCCGAAAGACAAAGCGTATAACCAAGAGATGATTCGCTCTCTTGGTAAATACTTGTCCAGTATTTTTACATTTAGCTATAAGCCTTCTTCTGATGGGAAGCTTACGTATATTGACTTAAATGGAGCGAACAAAGAGGCGTGGAATCAAGGGATCTATCCTTATGCCACCGTAACCAATTTATCAGCGGAGGGATTCGACCCAGACTTAGCCCATACGCTCATGTCAGAACCGACTCGTTCCGTGTTTATCGAGAATATTTATCGTATGTTGGACGAGCTTGATTATTTCGGCGTGGTTATTGACTTTGAAGGAATTCACCCAGAAGATCGTCAGCTCTACAATACGTTTGTAGAGGAACTATCGGAACGGCTTGATGTTGGGAAGATGCGCCTTGCATTAGCTGTACCACCGATGCAAGGGGCGACTGTCCCTTCTTATAATGCAGCTTATGACTACAAGACATTAGGGGAGCATGCGGATTATTTGTTCTTGATGACATACGATTGGCATTGGCCGGGTGGTCCGTCTGGTCCCATTGCACCGATTCAAGAGGTGAAGAAGACGCTTGATTTCGCAACTTCCGTCGTCAATAGACAAAAGTTGATCCTTGGGATCCCGATGTATGCGTATGATTGGGTAGTGTCTGATTCTAATAAAGTAACAGCGAAGGCGTACTCCGTTCAGAACGCAATTACTACGTATATCAAGAATGAGAGCACCATTCACTATGATGGAGAAGCCGAAGCACCTTGGTTTCGTTACAAGGATAGCGAGGGGCGGACGCATGAGGTGTGGTTTGAAGACCCACGTAGTCTCGTTGCGAAGTTTGAATTGGTACGAGATTACGACCTTGGAGGAATGGGAGCTTGGCAACTTGATTTCAGTTTGAAGCAGTCTGAATCAATCTTGGAAGAGAGTTTCAACGTGAGAAGAAAATAA
- the pilM gene encoding type IV pilus biogenesis protein PilM produces MSLLTWKSSKQRVVMVIKDHVLRFLHADGPELEQIKFIGERRLPRGIVQDGKILDALSLSSIVEELVELYDWKRKKLYFCVPDTAVVIRPYTVPADLKEDEIKGYLYMRLEDNLHLPFENPTFDYHIVEEGDTERQLLLFAYPDDQVKAYEYIYKDAKLKPLKADLSSLSLYRLYYELDRAQGDDHLLSIQWYVDACVLTVYHNHRPRFIRHMKSSLDMEQWNFHQESSIYHSVWSGDPEVYEAFIDDQLTEIERIMDFYRYSVTQGEAGITKILLTGDLPNMDVLRSQMQERFQQPVEGIKQEFMTKEEEVIPTAFTDVIGLALKS; encoded by the coding sequence ATGAGTTTGTTAACGTGGAAATCTTCGAAGCAGCGAGTAGTCATGGTGATTAAAGATCATGTATTGCGTTTTCTACATGCAGATGGACCAGAGCTTGAACAGATAAAGTTTATTGGTGAGCGCCGCTTGCCGCGAGGGATTGTACAGGATGGGAAGATTCTAGATGCTCTTTCTTTATCTTCTATCGTAGAGGAACTGGTAGAGCTTTATGATTGGAAGCGGAAGAAATTGTATTTCTGTGTGCCAGATACCGCTGTTGTAATCCGACCATACACAGTTCCTGCAGATTTAAAAGAAGATGAGATTAAAGGGTATTTGTATATGCGGCTTGAGGATAATTTGCATCTCCCATTTGAGAATCCGACATTTGATTATCACATTGTGGAAGAAGGAGACACGGAGAGGCAGCTGTTGCTGTTTGCTTATCCTGATGATCAAGTCAAAGCGTATGAATACATATACAAAGATGCGAAGTTAAAGCCGTTAAAGGCAGACTTATCTTCTTTGTCACTTTATCGACTTTATTACGAATTAGACCGGGCGCAAGGCGATGACCATTTGTTGTCGATTCAGTGGTACGTTGATGCGTGTGTCCTAACGGTCTATCATAACCATCGACCTAGATTTATCCGACATATGAAGTCTTCATTAGATATGGAGCAATGGAATTTCCATCAAGAGTCCTCTATCTACCATTCGGTCTGGAGTGGGGACCCTGAGGTGTATGAAGCGTTTATTGATGACCAACTCACAGAAATTGAGCGTATTATGGATTTCTATCGTTACTCTGTGACACAAGGAGAAGCCGGCATTACAAAGATTCTATTAACGGGCGACCTGCCGAACATGGACGTGCTACGGTCTCAAATGCAAGAGCGATTCCAGCAGCCAGTAGAGGGAATTAAGCAAGAGTTTATGACTAAAGAAGAAGAAGTCATTCCGACTGCATTCACAGATGTAATTGGCTTGGCTCTGAAGTCTTAA
- the mreD gene encoding rod shape-determining protein MreD encodes MKRYYAPLILFILLILEGTAVNFLPSLWADSGTIITPHWLLIVLVFMAMFYDFDYTYFCVIYAAIFGFLFDLVYTDVLGVYMFMYGIVIYIIHGIKRMLHTNIFVALLHVTIAVTLADAGVYLLYSFIGEAEMVWQNYLLVRLVPTLLANLVFALIAYPFLYERLDEWGEEHLSTKKTV; translated from the coding sequence ATGAAGCGATACTACGCTCCGCTAATCTTGTTCATCTTGCTCATCTTAGAAGGGACAGCAGTAAATTTCCTGCCTTCGTTATGGGCGGATTCTGGAACGATTATTACCCCGCATTGGCTTTTAATCGTTCTAGTCTTTATGGCCATGTTTTATGATTTTGATTACACATACTTTTGTGTGATTTACGCTGCAATCTTTGGTTTTCTATTCGATTTGGTTTATACAGACGTACTGGGCGTTTATATGTTCATGTATGGAATTGTGATTTATATCATACACGGCATAAAACGCATGCTTCATACGAACATCTTTGTGGCGTTGCTGCATGTGACGATAGCAGTCACATTAGCAGACGCAGGCGTGTATCTCCTCTATTCCTTTATAGGAGAAGCAGAGATGGTATGGCAAAACTATTTACTCGTACGTTTAGTCCCTACGTTGCTTGCTAATCTAGTATTTGCACTGATTGCGTATCCGTTTCTTTATGAACGATTAGATGAGTGGGGCGAAGAACATTTATCAACGAAAAAAACGGTGTAA
- a CDS encoding prepilin peptidase, producing MLSTILTVYLFFIGLALGSFYNVVGLRVPKGESVIKGRSHCTTCNRTLKASELVPVVSYLLQRGACKGCGSRIRPLYPVTELSTGLLFAVSYLSFGLSGEFFVAVIFISLFAIIFVSDMAYMIIPDKVLLFFLPLLLAARVYTPLTPWYDSLIGAVVGFLLLFVIIMASRGGMGAGDMKLFGVIGLVLGWKLTLLAFFLSTLYGTIGSISLLAFRIIDRKNPIPFGPYIILGSLTSYFIGDELLGWYLDWFL from the coding sequence ATGCTTTCTACTATACTAACGGTCTACCTTTTCTTCATCGGCCTTGCGCTCGGGTCCTTTTACAACGTCGTTGGCCTCCGTGTACCAAAAGGGGAGTCAGTCATAAAGGGCCGTTCACATTGTACGACTTGTAACCGTACGCTCAAAGCGTCTGAATTGGTTCCAGTTGTATCCTACCTTCTGCAACGTGGAGCGTGTAAGGGGTGTGGGAGTCGAATTCGTCCTCTCTATCCTGTTACTGAACTTTCCACTGGCTTGTTGTTTGCCGTAAGCTATCTTTCCTTTGGTTTATCAGGGGAGTTTTTTGTTGCCGTGATTTTTATTTCGCTTTTTGCGATTATTTTCGTTTCTGATATGGCCTATATGATTATCCCGGATAAGGTGCTCCTTTTCTTCTTGCCACTCCTTCTTGCAGCTCGTGTCTATACACCCCTGACCCCTTGGTATGATTCACTGATCGGGGCTGTGGTTGGCTTTTTATTGTTGTTCGTCATTATCATGGCAAGTCGAGGAGGGATGGGAGCTGGTGATATGAAGTTATTTGGTGTCATTGGCCTTGTTCTCGGGTGGAAATTAACCCTTCTTGCGTTTTTTTTGTCTACATTATATGGGACAATAGGAAGTATAAGTTTATTAGCATTCAGAATAATAGATCGAAAGAATCCAATTCCATTCGGTCCTTACATCATCCTTGGGTCACTTACGTCTTATTTCATCGGTGATGAGTTACTTGGATGGTACTTGGATTGGTTCCTATAA
- a CDS encoding rod shape-determining protein: MARLGFSQDLGIDLGTANTLVFLKDKGVVVREPTVVARNNESGDIEAVGSSAKNMIGRTPSNISVIRPMKDGVIADYDTTASMMKYYIKQAQKNRSAFARKPNVMVCVPSGITMVEERAVIDATKQAGAKEAYPIAEPFAAAIGAGLPVWEPTGSMVVDIGGGTTEVAVISLGGIVTSQSIRVAGDEMDDSLIQYIRKQYNMMIGERTAESIKLEIGTAGKPEENLEIDIRGRDLLTGLPKTIQITSEEVSASFKDTVDQIVEAVKITLEKTPPELAADIMDRGIVLTGGGALLHNLDTVISEETQMPVFVAEDPLDCVAIGTGKSLEYIHHFRSQPNVASRTSKD; this comes from the coding sequence GTGGCTCGATTAGGATTCTCACAAGACTTAGGGATTGATTTAGGAACAGCGAACACGCTCGTATTTTTAAAGGATAAAGGGGTCGTTGTGCGCGAGCCAACGGTAGTAGCCCGTAATAATGAATCTGGGGATATTGAAGCCGTTGGTAGTTCGGCAAAGAATATGATTGGACGTACGCCTTCGAACATTTCGGTCATTCGCCCAATGAAAGATGGCGTAATTGCTGACTATGATACGACTGCATCAATGATGAAGTATTACATTAAACAAGCACAGAAGAATCGTTCTGCATTTGCTCGTAAACCGAACGTGATGGTATGTGTTCCTTCTGGAATTACAATGGTTGAAGAACGTGCTGTCATTGATGCTACGAAGCAAGCCGGAGCGAAAGAAGCCTATCCGATTGCAGAACCATTTGCTGCCGCTATTGGAGCAGGATTGCCTGTATGGGAACCGACTGGTAGTATGGTGGTAGACATCGGTGGAGGTACAACAGAAGTAGCGGTTATTTCACTAGGTGGAATTGTCACTAGTCAATCCATTCGTGTAGCAGGAGATGAAATGGATGATTCTTTAATCCAATACATCCGAAAGCAGTACAATATGATGATTGGGGAACGTACGGCTGAGAGCATTAAGCTTGAGATTGGTACAGCTGGTAAACCAGAAGAAAATCTTGAAATTGATATCCGTGGTCGTGATTTGTTGACTGGACTTCCGAAAACGATTCAAATTACATCTGAAGAAGTTTCAGCTTCCTTTAAGGATACAGTCGACCAAATCGTAGAAGCTGTGAAGATTACGCTTGAGAAGACACCACCTGAACTTGCAGCGGACATTATGGATCGTGGCATTGTGTTGACAGGCGGTGGCGCACTTCTTCATAACTTAGATACGGTAATCAGTGAAGAAACTCAAATGCCTGTGTTCGTTGCAGAAGACCCACTTGATTGTGTTGCAATTGGTACTGGTAAGTCACTAGAGTACATTCATCATTTCCGCTCGCAGCCAAATGTAGCTTCCCGAACTAGCAAGGATTAA
- a CDS encoding type II secretion system F family protein, giving the protein MAYFKYKGRTGRGQVRQGRVKAGTKKEAIETLKGQGIALSQIQEVNSILYKDITIGSPVKPKEFVIYLRQFSTLIEAGVSLLQSNMILSKQTSSKGLQQALADITQRLESGQAFSDAAESHRKIFPPLFINMVRAGEAGGNLDEILDRMAVYYEKQYETRQKVISALTYPLVVGVIAIGIVIFLLSFVVPRFTDMFASMGGELPLITQFVIGLGEFFKVYWWLFLLVPLVSIVAFKYVQQNNERFAYSVDLLKLRMPIFGPLMQKAALVRMTRSLSSLFHSSVPILQSVEITEKIVENRVIEKVLKQSRTSLARGESMTGPFSHHWIFPPLVTQMISVGEETGSLDHMLGKVADFYDSELNHTTDRLKTLIEPIMIAVLAVIVGTIVASIAIPMFSLFEQIN; this is encoded by the coding sequence ATGGCATACTTTAAGTACAAAGGTAGAACAGGTAGAGGACAAGTAAGACAAGGACGCGTAAAAGCAGGTACAAAGAAAGAAGCCATTGAAACGCTGAAAGGACAAGGAATCGCCCTCTCGCAAATTCAAGAGGTTAACAGCATTCTATATAAGGATATTACGATCGGAAGTCCTGTTAAGCCGAAGGAGTTTGTTATCTATTTAAGGCAATTCTCAACGTTGATTGAGGCAGGAGTTTCTTTGCTTCAATCAAATATGATCCTCTCGAAACAAACGTCTAGTAAAGGGTTGCAACAAGCCTTAGCGGATATCACCCAACGCTTGGAAAGTGGGCAAGCGTTCTCAGACGCTGCTGAAAGTCACCGCAAAATCTTCCCTCCTCTCTTTATCAATATGGTTCGAGCGGGAGAAGCTGGGGGTAATCTAGATGAAATTCTAGACCGAATGGCTGTCTATTACGAGAAGCAATATGAAACCCGTCAAAAGGTCATATCCGCTTTGACTTATCCACTTGTTGTAGGGGTAATTGCCATTGGTATTGTCATCTTCTTGCTAAGTTTCGTAGTACCTCGTTTTACTGATATGTTCGCTTCTATGGGGGGCGAGCTGCCACTTATCACTCAGTTCGTTATTGGTCTAGGAGAATTCTTCAAAGTGTACTGGTGGCTATTCTTACTCGTTCCTCTTGTGTCAATTGTTGCATTTAAATATGTTCAGCAGAACAACGAACGCTTTGCTTATTCGGTTGATCTGCTGAAGTTGCGTATGCCGATCTTTGGTCCACTGATGCAAAAGGCTGCTCTCGTTCGTATGACCCGGTCGCTTAGTTCGTTGTTTCATAGTTCTGTCCCCATACTACAGTCCGTTGAAATCACTGAAAAAATCGTAGAAAACCGAGTGATTGAAAAGGTCTTGAAGCAATCTAGAACTTCACTCGCGCGTGGAGAGTCAATGACAGGGCCATTTTCGCATCATTGGATTTTCCCACCACTCGTTACACAAATGATTTCAGTAGGAGAAGAAACAGGTTCATTAGACCATATGCTAGGCAAAGTAGCAGATTTCTACGATTCTGAACTGAACCATACGACCGACCGATTAAAGACACTCATTGAGCCCATCATGATTGCTGTATTAGCAGTGATTGTTGGGACTATAGTCGCATCTATTGCGATTCCGATGTTCTCTCTATTCGAACAAATTAATTAA
- a CDS encoding SPOR domain-containing protein, with protein MDKPNQISVRINGEDSYLERSDDPKEQESNRKLFEKAQAEQASAVEEEQEDSDESAPTISVIERPSKKKKRSIAIPLYVKQLAVAGISALAIGLVLGVVMLRLMSAAGGNVTEGVRSEAAVPASQYATTSNNQPFTFSAVDGYIVQVGVYSTVEKAEEWQQVLVSKGVETLTWQQDGQVTLVAGVAPSLDQAQKIGDALKTKGVETYSKSWSVPSVDASVSQAEGSWVQEGMNVWANLVTEATTGSEQLGVNPSIEKWLQGMPDETREAALPLRDEFKELATLSQSYDGNPTEAGLMDIQMKLVGIWKSYETYLQKS; from the coding sequence GTGGACAAGCCCAACCAAATCTCGGTACGCATTAATGGGGAAGACTCGTATCTAGAACGGTCGGATGACCCAAAGGAACAAGAATCGAACCGGAAATTGTTTGAGAAAGCTCAAGCCGAGCAAGCTTCTGCTGTTGAAGAAGAACAGGAGGATTCTGACGAGTCCGCACCAACCATTTCAGTCATTGAGCGACCTTCAAAGAAAAAGAAGCGAAGCATTGCTATACCACTCTATGTGAAACAGTTAGCCGTTGCAGGTATTTCCGCCCTCGCAATAGGACTTGTGCTCGGAGTCGTGATGTTACGTTTAATGAGTGCAGCAGGAGGGAATGTCACTGAGGGGGTTCGGAGCGAGGCTGCTGTTCCCGCCTCTCAATATGCAACAACGTCGAACAATCAACCTTTCACCTTTTCAGCTGTAGATGGATACATCGTCCAAGTCGGTGTGTATTCGACTGTCGAAAAGGCTGAAGAATGGCAGCAAGTACTTGTCTCGAAAGGTGTAGAGACTCTTACATGGCAGCAAGATGGACAAGTTACGCTTGTGGCAGGTGTGGCTCCCTCTTTAGACCAGGCACAGAAAATAGGGGACGCACTCAAGACGAAAGGCGTAGAGACGTATTCAAAATCATGGTCCGTCCCATCGGTAGATGCATCTGTTTCTCAAGCAGAAGGTAGCTGGGTGCAGGAAGGAATGAACGTGTGGGCAAACCTTGTAACAGAAGCAACTACGGGGAGTGAACAGCTCGGTGTGAATCCTTCTATTGAGAAGTGGCTCCAAGGTATGCCTGATGAAACGAGGGAAGCTGCATTGCCGTTACGTGATGAATTTAAAGAACTCGCGACTCTTTCACAGAGTTATGATGGAAATCCGACAGAAGCAGGATTAATGGATATACAGATGAAGTTAGTAGGCATTTGGAAGAGCTATGAAACCTATCTTCAAAAGAGCTAA
- a CDS encoding prepilin-type N-terminal cleavage/methylation domain-containing protein, with protein MIKRMKQLLKDNKGFTLVELLAVIVILGIIAAIAIPAIGSIINNTEEEAHTSNALSILDAGRMAFAADLPDGGDDQYTITELVEGGFLEEAPVNPETDEVYDQGASFVTVTQDDDNGNVTYTVTLAGVDGMTDQSRADLTGSEDDNDTE; from the coding sequence ATGATTAAGCGTATGAAACAGTTGTTGAAAGACAACAAGGGTTTTACACTAGTGGAATTATTAGCAGTTATTGTCATCCTTGGAATTATCGCAGCGATTGCAATCCCGGCTATTGGAAGCATTATTAATAATACGGAAGAAGAAGCTCATACTTCGAATGCGTTGAGTATTTTAGATGCTGGTAGAATGGCATTTGCTGCTGACCTTCCGGATGGTGGAGATGATCAATACACAATAACTGAATTGGTTGAAGGAGGATTCTTAGAAGAAGCTCCAGTTAACCCTGAAACTGATGAAGTTTATGATCAGGGGGCTAGCTTTGTTACAGTTACCCAAGATGATGATAACGGTAACGTGACTTATACAGTAACGTTGGCTGGAGTCGATGGTATGACAGACCAAAGCCGTGCAGACTTAACTGGCAGCGAAGATGATAACGATACCGAATAA
- the minC gene encoding septum site-determining protein MinC, which produces MSDKKPIVTIKGTKDGLSLHIDDHCSFEEAMKELDRKLSSNYIEEDQPLISVNIHVGNRYVTDEQADRLRDLVRGHHKLVIHSIESNVITKDEAHEWHKDREVTPVIKVVRSGQVMEVEGDLLLVGDVNRGGRVVATGNIYVMGNLRGIAHAGVNGNRSAIIAASYMKPSQLRIADYISRAPDYDEEPEGDYMECGYVDLHQEKILIDRLQLLSQKRPDLKGLERRILNG; this is translated from the coding sequence GTGAGTGACAAAAAACCAATTGTTACGATAAAAGGGACAAAAGATGGTTTAAGTTTACATATCGATGATCATTGCTCTTTTGAAGAAGCGATGAAAGAGTTGGACCGTAAACTATCCAGTAATTACATCGAAGAAGACCAACCTTTAATATCGGTGAATATACACGTTGGCAATCGTTACGTAACAGATGAGCAGGCCGATCGCCTAAGAGATTTAGTTCGCGGTCACCACAAGCTTGTCATTCATTCGATTGAATCCAATGTGATTACGAAAGATGAGGCGCATGAATGGCATAAAGACCGAGAAGTCACTCCGGTCATTAAAGTCGTTCGAAGCGGTCAGGTTATGGAGGTTGAGGGCGACCTTCTCCTTGTCGGTGATGTCAATCGCGGGGGACGAGTCGTAGCAACTGGGAACATTTATGTAATGGGGAATTTGCGTGGAATTGCGCATGCAGGGGTGAACGGCAATCGTTCAGCCATCATTGCAGCATCTTATATGAAACCTAGCCAGCTTAGGATTGCAGATTACATTAGTAGAGCTCCCGACTATGATGAAGAACCTGAAGGGGATTACATGGAATGTGGATATGTTGACCTTCATCAAGAGAAGATTCTCATCGATCGTCTGCAACTTCTCTCGCAAAAGCGCCCTGACTTGAAGGGGTTAGAAAGGAGAATTCTAAATGGGTGA